A region of Carassius auratus strain Wakin chromosome 41, ASM336829v1, whole genome shotgun sequence DNA encodes the following proteins:
- the LOC113059695 gene encoding uncharacterized protein LOC113059695 encodes MEAIWNLILASTFIVVLYEGAFCQGIPSGFVLLNQPYTFPVNAGGCIHAEWRKMPGTTIATYKNHVCMTAKGLEEDFTCEHSHLLLISSQYTDQGLYEFICNGVKTSLILDVLYALNKSVEETDSITLNCYELSAKDVTWLRNNERVLYYKMNGSVNPGKGFERRAMLANNCFKTGNFSLTITRVRKADAGLYRCFVESETVKGNPHAYVLHVNEKNSDPGDQTHSSCNEAILIVLTAVLGLISVISVTCLIQIKLRDRQSMSTSERDTTETDRMPIPAMSTASPVSESQSVVTHPVQESESMGEKPSNTRPIL; translated from the exons ATGGAGGCTATTTGGAATTTGATTTTGGCTTCAACTTTTATAGTTGTACTTTATGAAG GAGCGTTCTGCCAGGGTATTCCTTCTGGTTTTGTGTTACTAAACCAACCGTACACATTCCCCGTTAACGCCGGCGGCTGTATTCATGCTGAATGGAGAAAGATGCCAGGCACCACTATCGCCACATACAAAAACCATGTGTGCATGACTGCCAAAGGTCTTGAGGAAGACTTCACGTGTGAACACAGCCACCTGCTTCTGATATCATCACAATACACTGACCAGGGGCTCTACGAGTTCATCTGTAATGGGGTTAAAACTTCACTTATTCTGGATGTTTTAT ATGCTCTAAATAAGAGTGTAGAAGAAACGGACAGCATCACTCTGAACTGTTATGAGCTCAGTGCCAAAGATGTGACGTGGCTGCGTAACAACGAAAGAGTTTTGTACTACAAGATGAACGGATCTGTGAATCCTGGCAAAGGCTTCGAGAGAAGAGCCATGCTGGCAAACAACTGCTTCAAAACCGGCAATTTCTCTTTGACCATCACTCGTGTTCGCAAGGCAGATGCTGGATTATACCGCTGCTTTGTGGAGAGTGAAACGGTTAAAGGAAACCCTCACGCCTATGTGCTGCATGTGAACG AGAAAAACTCAGATCCAGGAGACCAGACACACTCCAGCTGCAACGAAGCAATTCTGATCGTGCTCACTGCAGTTTTGGGGCTCATCTCAGTGATAAGTGTGACATGTTTGATCCAAATAAAACTACGTGATCGTCAATCCATGTCCACCAGTGAGCGTGACACCACTGAGACTGACCGTATGCCGATACCGGCTATGAGCACAGCTTCACCTGTCAGTGAGAGTCAGTCTGTGGTCACTCATCCTGTTCAGGAGAGCGAGTCCATGGGAGAAAAGCCTTCCAACACCAGGCCTATCTTGTAG